From Enhydrobacter sp., the proteins below share one genomic window:
- a CDS encoding SurA N-terminal domain-containing protein, with the protein MNQFKKYARYIVLTVLFGMLIISFAFWGIGDMLRLGGRGATVAHVGGTHIPLYGWLGGTSVTVDEVRDRFNRQLEQIQRQTGQRPEPVQAVRFGLHLRALEDVIQRAVIDNAIREYGLSISDDDVRTVIARNPAFQGTGGTFDPLLYRDRLRQARIPEALYVADVRREIASSQLFGVVRTDGLAPTSLRDDIFKMESEKRVAETVYVPDSIVVDVPKPTADQLNAYFDANKSAFQIPEYRAFSYVLMTVDDVKDQVTVTPEQLKQEYEARSGQFGSAEKRDVDQAMTDSEDKAKQLIAAAQGGKSLEDAAKDVLGSSDGVINLGPIEKKDLPPGPLADGVFAQPEGLAPAPIQSPLGWHVVRVNKIEPGKVIPFEEAKDKLEAELKAQQTPDLLIKLVTDFERSLSKTQSMSESAQELGLKVRTYDNVDAQGQDPSGNQVVIGPAASELVHAAFGTRESSESLLLETQQGEYFVVRTDRITPARTPTLSEVEAKVVEAWQAQERRKLADEKVKVIVEKANSGADLDAIAKELGLEVRTTKPVTRFESDSGNYLTQQAAQALFKLAPGKAEAVRSTEGSVIVRTKAIDSADLAKETEALGRFATQLDSMIATDLVTQLLTALRLKYGVSLDEAAFAAAFSSPEQPTP; encoded by the coding sequence GTGAATCAATTCAAGAAATACGCCCGCTACATCGTCCTTACGGTTCTCTTCGGCATGCTGATCATCAGCTTCGCCTTCTGGGGCATCGGCGACATGCTGCGCCTGGGCGGCCGCGGTGCGACCGTGGCCCATGTCGGCGGCACCCACATCCCGCTCTACGGATGGCTCGGTGGAACCTCGGTGACGGTCGATGAGGTGCGTGACCGCTTCAACCGGCAACTCGAGCAGATCCAGCGGCAGACCGGCCAGCGCCCCGAACCCGTCCAGGCCGTGCGTTTCGGACTGCATCTGCGTGCGCTCGAAGACGTCATTCAGCGCGCCGTCATCGACAACGCCATCCGCGAGTATGGACTGTCGATCAGCGACGACGATGTCCGGACCGTGATCGCCCGCAATCCCGCCTTCCAGGGCACAGGCGGCACATTCGATCCCCTGCTCTATCGCGACCGCCTGCGGCAGGCTCGCATTCCCGAGGCACTCTATGTCGCCGACGTACGGCGCGAGATCGCCTCGAGCCAGCTGTTCGGCGTCGTGCGCACCGACGGCCTCGCGCCGACCAGCCTGCGCGACGACATCTTCAAGATGGAGAGCGAGAAGCGGGTTGCCGAAACCGTCTATGTCCCCGATTCGATCGTCGTCGACGTACCCAAGCCAACGGCCGACCAGCTCAACGCGTACTTCGACGCCAACAAGAGCGCGTTCCAGATACCGGAATACCGGGCCTTCTCCTACGTGCTGATGACGGTCGACGACGTCAAGGACCAGGTGACGGTCACGCCGGAGCAACTGAAGCAGGAGTACGAGGCGCGCTCCGGCCAGTTCGGCTCCGCCGAGAAGCGCGACGTCGACCAGGCGATGACCGACTCGGAGGACAAGGCCAAGCAGCTCATTGCCGCCGCCCAAGGCGGGAAGTCGTTGGAAGACGCCGCCAAGGACGTGCTGGGCAGCAGCGACGGCGTCATCAATCTCGGCCCCATCGAGAAGAAGGATCTGCCGCCCGGTCCGCTCGCCGATGGCGTGTTCGCCCAGCCCGAAGGATTGGCTCCCGCCCCGATCCAGTCGCCGCTGGGCTGGCACGTGGTGCGGGTGAACAAGATTGAGCCCGGCAAGGTCATCCCCTTCGAGGAAGCCAAGGACAAGCTGGAAGCCGAGTTGAAGGCGCAGCAGACGCCCGACTTGCTGATCAAGCTGGTGACCGATTTCGAGCGCTCCCTAAGCAAGACCCAGTCGATGAGCGAATCGGCCCAGGAACTCGGCCTCAAGGTGCGCACCTACGACAATGTCGATGCCCAGGGCCAGGACCCGTCGGGCAACCAGGTCGTCATCGGCCCCGCGGCAAGCGAGCTGGTCCACGCGGCCTTCGGCACGCGCGAGAGCAGCGAAAGCCTTCTGCTGGAGACTCAGCAGGGCGAGTACTTCGTCGTGCGGACGGATCGCATCACCCCGGCCCGCACCCCCACTCTATCCGAAGTCGAGGCCAAGGTCGTCGAGGCCTGGCAGGCGCAGGAGCGGCGCAAGCTGGCGGACGAGAAGGTCAAAGTCATCGTCGAGAAGGCCAATTCAGGCGCCGATCTCGATGCCATAGCGAAGGAACTCGGGCTGGAAGTCCGCACTACCAAGCCGGTCACGCGTTTCGAATCCGATTCGGGCAACTACCTCACTCAACAGGCGGCGCAGGCGCTCTTCAAGCTGGCGCCGGGCAAGGCCGAGGCCGTGCGCAGCACCGAGGGCAGCGTGATCGTGCGCACCAAGGCGATCGATTCCGCCGATCTGGCCAAGGAGACCGAGGCTCTCGGCCGCTTCGCGACGCAGCTCGACTCGATGATCGCCACCGACCTCGTCACCCAGCTCCTGACGGCGCTGCGCCTGAAGTACGGCGTGTCGCTCGACGAAGCGGCCTTCGCCGCCGC